One window of the Thermococcus sp. P6 genome contains the following:
- a CDS encoding Eco57I restriction-modification methylase domain-containing protein, which translates to MKDIKILDPAVGSGHFLESAIKVLVDIYQNLKDRVKTAGIEKLEILVANDEGRIEPFNLLEIPEKEGMFEIYVKFFIILSRNVYGVDIKPSALKVAKARLFLTLARHFNADAGVFIRFPNVHFNLREGNSLIGYVNLPRKETKDGEEPREKQKSLLSFILKEQEIQDIEKRIKVDEELKEYLPSIAKALGIKGNILREVEEMNRILAKKEIDWRDFERVLKTKEKLTRILVASLNSKYAVKLNGLLNYITHLFNGKLDEKFAGEHGIDLDELKKIKTFHWAFEFPEVMLRENPGFDVVVGNPPYGKIKNMDIPKHEKAIFSKIYKHFYTKIGANIDLYKMFLERSISYVSKSGYYSFLVPIMFWGDKESFELRKLYLNYHIKAILHFPLETTTYLFKKGINYEVSIFILKKANMEKTNYTIYVFPFITTEQVENLNSIVGQRIDKNYIYENSKLLRLPLLRNEKEKEIIEYLKKYKTFGNYIKGEPLGWIFDGKLHETNDKKYLSSKPTGELAVASNHIKDWFVDLEPREEEKRWIKNGDEFRKRKLNKQILSAKTVGELMKISPKLVGRQMANRGEKRKLHFSILFGDYILTNGVRVIILKNDYHKFKYYAILLSLFNSSLLDWRFQKYSLTYNIKPYELEELPIIDLNNPNLNSLVIIAKYMLFLKQYQNYFAKKDKHLQYIIDYFDNLIDCLVYELYLGDVIKIPIRQFVEDKLEDIDLPDNLLETSEKEREELLLNIKKVFDALEKDKKLNENLQLIKLHPWVKAIYTSLGG; encoded by the coding sequence TTGAAGGATATTAAAATCCTCGATCCAGCTGTTGGTTCCGGTCACTTCCTCGAGAGTGCCATTAAGGTTCTCGTTGATATCTATCAAAACTTAAAGGATAGGGTAAAGACGGCTGGAATTGAGAAACTTGAAATTCTCGTTGCGAATGATGAAGGAAGGATAGAGCCATTTAACTTGCTTGAAATTCCAGAAAAGGAGGGGATGTTCGAGATTTACGTCAAATTCTTCATAATTCTGTCGAGGAACGTTTACGGCGTCGATATAAAGCCCTCGGCACTGAAGGTAGCGAAGGCGAGGCTTTTCCTTACTCTCGCGAGGCATTTCAACGCCGATGCGGGGGTTTTCATCAGGTTTCCGAACGTTCATTTCAATCTGAGGGAGGGCAATTCTCTTATTGGCTACGTGAATTTACCGAGGAAGGAAACGAAAGATGGGGAGGAACCCAGGGAAAAACAAAAATCACTGCTTAGTTTTATTTTAAAGGAGCAGGAGATCCAGGACATTGAAAAAAGGATTAAGGTTGATGAAGAGCTGAAGGAATACCTGCCATCAATCGCAAAGGCCCTTGGAATTAAGGGAAACATTCTCAGAGAAGTTGAAGAGATGAACAGGATCCTTGCGAAAAAGGAGATCGACTGGAGGGACTTTGAGAGGGTTTTAAAGACGAAGGAGAAGCTCACAAGGATTCTCGTGGCATCCTTAAATTCGAAGTATGCGGTTAAGCTGAACGGTCTTCTTAATTACATAACCCACCTGTTTAACGGTAAACTGGATGAGAAGTTTGCTGGGGAGCATGGAATTGATTTAGATGAGTTAAAGAAGATAAAAACCTTCCACTGGGCTTTTGAATTTCCTGAGGTTATGTTGAGGGAGAATCCGGGGTTTGATGTTGTGGTGGGGAATCCGCCGTATGGGAAAATAAAAAATATGGATATTCCAAAACATGAGAAAGCCATTTTTTCTAAAATTTACAAGCATTTTTACACTAAAATAGGTGCAAATATTGATCTTTATAAAATGTTTTTGGAGCGATCAATAAGTTATGTATCTAAATCTGGGTATTATTCATTTTTAGTCCCCATAATGTTTTGGGGCGATAAGGAAAGTTTTGAGTTAAGAAAACTATACCTGAATTATCATATTAAAGCAATTTTACACTTTCCTTTAGAAACGACCACTTATTTATTTAAAAAAGGTATTAACTATGAGGTCTCAATATTCATACTAAAAAAAGCAAATATGGAGAAAACCAACTACACAATTTATGTCTTTCCGTTTATAACTACTGAGCAAGTAGAAAACTTAAATTCTATCGTAGGCCAAAGAATAGATAAAAATTACATTTATGAAAATTCCAAATTACTACGATTGCCTCTTTTAAGGAATGAAAAGGAAAAAGAGATTATTGAATATCTTAAAAAGTATAAAACCTTTGGAAATTACATTAAAGGTGAGCCTTTAGGGTGGATTTTTGATGGGAAATTGCATGAAACTAATGACAAAAAGTACCTATCTTCAAAACCTACAGGGGAACTTGCTGTTGCAAGTAACCATATTAAAGATTGGTTTGTAGATTTAGAGCCGAGAGAGGAAGAAAAAAGATGGATAAAAAACGGCGATGAATTTAGAAAAAGAAAATTAAACAAGCAGATACTTTCGGCAAAAACAGTTGGAGAATTAATGAAAATATCACCTAAGCTTGTTGGGAGACAAATGGCAAATAGAGGAGAAAAAAGAAAACTTCATTTTTCCATTTTATTTGGTGATTACATATTGACCAATGGTGTAAGAGTTATTATACTCAAAAATGATTATCACAAATTTAAATATTATGCCATACTACTATCATTATTTAATAGCTCTTTACTTGACTGGAGATTCCAAAAATATTCCTTGACTTATAATATAAAACCTTATGAATTAGAGGAACTACCCATTATTGATTTAAATAATCCTAACCTAAATTCGCTTGTGATTATTGCCAAATACATGCTCTTCCTCAAACAGTACCAGAATTACTTTGCCAAAAAAGATAAGCACCTCCAATACATCATTGATTATTTTGACAACCTGATAGACTGTCTTGTTTATGAGTTATACCTTGGAGATGTAATAAAAATCCCGATTAGACAGTTTGTAGAGGATAAACTTGAGGACATAGATCTTCCAGACAACTTACTTGAAACTTCTGAAAAAGAACGAGAAGAACTACTCCTAAATATAAAAAAGGTGTTTGATGCTCTTGAAAAGGACAAAAAACTTAATGAGAACCTCCAGCTTATAAAACTGCATCCATGGGTTAAAGCGATATACACCTCCCTTGGGGGGTAA